One Ranitomeya variabilis isolate aRanVar5 chromosome 5, aRanVar5.hap1, whole genome shotgun sequence DNA window includes the following coding sequences:
- the LOC143774913 gene encoding olfactory receptor 2G3-like: protein MVTWNSTTVDEFILLGLSNTQDMQILLFIVFLLCYIISLAGNMVIIGISTINPRLRTPMYFFLGNLSFLDIWYTSSIIPKMLKNFLSVKKTISFIACFTQMFIHLSLGGAECYLLLAMAYDRYVAICSPLHYTNIMHPALCIRMAILSWGGGIANSIFQTAFTLQLPFCGPNVVNHFICEEPILLELACRDTSLNKTIIFICALVIAVLPFFLILVTYIYIISSVMKISTSKGRRKAFSTCASHVVVVTLFYGTIFSMYLKPGTIHVANQDKMATLFYSVITPMLNPLIYTLRNKDVKEALKEAAKKKREFNLI from the coding sequence ATGGTCACATGGAATTCTACCACTGTGGACGAGTTCATCCTTCTGGGACTATCCAACACGCAGGACATGCAGATACTGTTATTTATTGTATTTCTTTTATGTTACATCATTTCATTGGCAGGCAATATGGTGATTATTGGGATCAGTACCATAAACCCTCGACTCCGCACACCAATGTACTTTTTTCTGGGAAATCTCTCCTTCTTGGACATCTGGTATACATCGAGTATTATTCCCAAGATGCTCAAAAATTTTTTATCTGTGAAGAAAACCATATCATTCATTGCCTGTTTCACCCAAATGTTCATCCACCTGTCTCTAGGAGGAGCCGAGTGCTATCTACTGTTAGCGATGGCATACGATCGGTATGTGGCCATATGCAGCCCCTTACATTATACTAATATCATGCATCCCGCCTTGTGCATTAGGATGGCTATCTTATCATGGGGTGGAGGTATAGCAAACTCAATATTCCAAACAGCTTTTACTTTACAGTTACCTTTCTGTGGCCCTAATGTTGTTAACCATTTCATCTGTGAGGAGCCCATCTTGTTGGAGTTAGCCTGCAGAGATACGTCACTTAATAAGACGATCATTTTTATCTGTGCTTTGGTGATAGCCGTGCTCCCTTTCTTCTTAATTCTTGTTACTTACATCTATATTATTTCCAGCGTAATGAAAATTTCTACATCCAAGGGACGTAGAAAAGCTTTTTCCACTTGCGCTTCACATGTTGTTGTGGTCACATTATTTTATGGCACCATTTTCTCAATGTATTTGAAACCTGGAACTATTCATGTTGCTAACCAAGACAAGATGGCCACCTTGTTCTACAGCGTTATCACACCGATGTTAAACCCTCTGATCTACACACTAAGAAACAAGGATGTAAAGGAGGCATTGAAGGAAGCAGCAAAGAAGAAGCGTGAGTTCAATTTGATCTGA